One Streptomyces lincolnensis genomic region harbors:
- the msrB gene encoding peptide-methionine (R)-S-oxide reductase MsrB yields MSYDVDKPDEQWRAELTPAEYAVLRQAGTEPAFVGEYTDTKTTGVYSCRACGAELFTSTTKFESHCGWPSFYDPKDTDAVELIEDRSHGMVRTEVRCARCGSHLGHVFEGEGYLTPTDQRYCINSISLRLTPDEG; encoded by the coding sequence ATGTCGTACGACGTCGACAAGCCGGACGAGCAGTGGCGCGCGGAGCTGACCCCGGCCGAGTACGCCGTCCTGCGGCAGGCCGGCACGGAGCCCGCCTTCGTCGGTGAGTACACCGACACCAAGACCACGGGCGTCTACTCCTGCCGCGCCTGCGGCGCCGAACTGTTCACCTCCACCACGAAGTTCGAGTCCCACTGCGGCTGGCCGTCCTTCTACGACCCGAAGGACACCGACGCCGTCGAGCTGATCGAGGACCGCTCCCACGGCATGGTCCGCACCGAGGTGCGCTGCGCCCGCTGCGGGTCGCACCTCGGCCATGTCTTCGAGGGTGAGGGGTATCTGACGCCGACGGACCAGCGGTACTGCATCAACAGCATCTCGCTGCGGCTGACGCCGGACGAGGGCTGA
- a CDS encoding SulP family inorganic anion transporter, which yields MTSKFPHLRQDFLASIVVFLVAVPLCVGVAVASGVPAELGLITGIVGGLVTGLMRGSSLQVSGPAAGLTVLVFEAVSEFGVGTLGVIVLMAGLLQLAMGFFKIGRWFRAISVSVVEGMLFGIGLVIIAGQIYAAAGLKAPESGIGKITGLPGAFTDALGNTEAMASLAVGAGTIAVIVLWKKMPKAVQSVPGALAAVVLATLAGLVLSLPVATVEVEGLLGVIQPPGTGALGDLATPAIWGTIIAFALIASAESLFSAAAVDRLHDGPRTDYDKEMIAQGVGNTVCGALGALPMTAVIVRSSANVNAGAKTKASRVLHGVWLLLFAAAMPWALALIPIPALAGILVHAGWKLIPFQQIATLWRGHRGEALILVVTAVSIVVVNMFEGVLIGLALSVVKTAWEASHLKMEVVDKGAGPIQAYLSGNATFLRLPKILDSLEALPQDRPVELDLSGLHHLDHACRTALENWAERHSAVGTEPVRVTEPEPVTATAP from the coding sequence ATGACCTCCAAGTTCCCTCATCTGAGGCAGGACTTCCTCGCCTCCATCGTCGTCTTCCTGGTCGCCGTGCCGCTGTGCGTCGGCGTGGCGGTCGCCTCCGGCGTCCCCGCCGAGCTGGGCCTCATCACCGGCATCGTCGGCGGCCTCGTCACCGGGCTCATGCGCGGCAGCAGCCTCCAGGTCTCCGGGCCGGCCGCCGGCCTCACCGTGCTGGTCTTCGAGGCCGTCAGTGAGTTCGGGGTGGGCACGCTCGGCGTGATCGTCCTGATGGCCGGTCTGCTCCAGCTGGCCATGGGCTTCTTCAAGATCGGCCGCTGGTTCCGGGCCATATCCGTCTCCGTCGTCGAGGGCATGCTCTTCGGCATCGGCCTGGTGATCATCGCCGGCCAGATCTACGCGGCGGCGGGCCTGAAGGCTCCGGAGTCCGGCATCGGCAAGATCACGGGCCTGCCCGGGGCGTTCACCGACGCGCTGGGCAACACCGAGGCCATGGCCTCCCTCGCGGTCGGGGCGGGCACCATCGCCGTCATCGTGCTGTGGAAGAAGATGCCGAAGGCCGTGCAGTCCGTGCCCGGCGCTCTCGCCGCGGTGGTCCTCGCCACGCTCGCCGGACTCGTCCTCAGTCTTCCGGTGGCCACCGTCGAGGTGGAGGGCCTGCTCGGCGTCATCCAGCCGCCCGGCACCGGGGCCCTCGGCGACCTGGCCACCCCGGCCATCTGGGGCACGATCATCGCGTTCGCGCTGATCGCCTCGGCGGAGAGCCTGTTCAGCGCCGCGGCCGTGGACCGGCTGCACGACGGTCCGCGCACCGACTACGACAAGGAAATGATCGCCCAGGGCGTGGGCAACACGGTCTGCGGTGCGCTCGGCGCGCTGCCCATGACCGCGGTCATCGTGCGCAGCTCCGCCAACGTCAACGCGGGCGCGAAGACCAAGGCGTCGCGTGTCCTGCACGGCGTGTGGCTGCTGCTGTTCGCCGCCGCGATGCCGTGGGCCCTGGCGCTGATCCCGATCCCCGCCCTGGCCGGCATCCTGGTCCACGCGGGCTGGAAGCTGATCCCGTTCCAGCAGATCGCGACGCTGTGGCGCGGACACCGCGGTGAGGCGCTGATCCTCGTGGTCACGGCCGTCTCGATCGTCGTGGTGAACATGTTCGAGGGCGTGCTGATCGGTCTGGCCCTGTCCGTCGTCAAGACGGCCTGGGAGGCCTCGCACCTCAAGATGGAGGTCGTCGACAAGGGCGCGGGCCCCATCCAGGCGTACCTGTCGGGCAACGCGACCTTCCTCAGGCTGCCGAAGATCCTCGACAGCCTGGAGGCCCTGCCCCAGGACCGCCCGGTCGAGCTGGACCTGTCCGGGCTGCACCACCTGGACCACGCCTGCCGTACGGCGCTGGAGAACTGGGCCGAGCGGCACAGCGCGGTCGGCACCGAACCGGTACGGGTCACCGAGCCCGAGCCCGTGACGGCCACCGCTCCGTAA
- a CDS encoding indole-3-glycerol phosphate synthase: MFTSVLMIEKALTSADVEFVTTLHGDEGVAFHVLLQPRGDQADRLLRAIDDVALGELDEAVREGETPEGDEAKGVGEQALDVSLRALRAAGSEADGRLIEDHPLDALKSLVEEIGADEVIVLTDPHYVEEFFHRDWASRARHKVGVPVLKLFSHSKA, translated from the coding sequence GTGTTCACAAGCGTTTTGATGATCGAGAAGGCCCTTACGTCCGCCGACGTGGAGTTCGTCACCACCTTGCACGGGGACGAGGGGGTCGCGTTCCACGTGCTGCTCCAGCCGCGCGGCGACCAGGCGGACCGCCTGCTGCGGGCCATCGACGACGTCGCGCTCGGCGAGCTGGACGAGGCGGTGCGGGAGGGCGAGACACCGGAGGGGGACGAGGCGAAGGGGGTGGGGGAGCAGGCGTTGGACGTGTCCCTGCGGGCACTGCGTGCGGCCGGGAGCGAGGCGGACGGACGGTTGATCGAGGATCATCCGCTGGACGCGCTGAAGTCGCTGGTCGAGGAGATCGGCGCGGACGAGGTGATCGTGCTGACCGATCCCCACTACGTGGAGGAGTTCTTCCACCGTGACTGGGCTTCCCGGGCCCGGCACAAGGTGGGGGTACCGGTGCTGAAGCTCTTCTCGCACAGCAAGGCCTGA
- the murC gene encoding UDP-N-acetylmuramate--L-alanine ligase: MAPGLPTAMDRPHFIGIGGAGMSGIAKILAQRGAKVAGSDAKESATAEALRALGATVHIGHAAEHLADDATCVVVSSAIRADNPELARAAELGVPVVHRSDALARLMDGLRPIAVAGTHGKTTTTSMLAVSLSELGLTPSYAIGGDLDAPGSNALHGAGEIFVAEADESDRSFHKYAPEVAIVLNVELDHHANYASMDEIYESFETFAGRIVPGGTLVITADHEGARELTRRLAGSVRTVTYGESADADVKILSVTAQGLKSEVVVLLDGVELTFTVSVPGRHYAHNAVAALAAGVALGIPAAELAPALAAYTGVKRRLQLKGEAAGVQVIDSYAHHPTEMTADLEAMRAAADGGGRILVVFQPHLFSRTQELGKEMGQSLTLADASVVLDIYPAREDPIPGVTSELIIEAARAAGADVTPVHDKDEVPETVAGMAKPGDLVLTMGAGDVTDLGPKILHRLAQK, from the coding sequence ATGGCCCCCGGCCTTCCCACCGCCATGGACCGACCGCACTTCATCGGGATCGGTGGGGCCGGTATGTCGGGGATCGCGAAGATCCTCGCGCAGCGGGGGGCGAAGGTCGCGGGCAGCGACGCCAAGGAGTCCGCGACGGCCGAGGCGCTGCGTGCCCTCGGGGCGACCGTGCACATCGGGCACGCGGCGGAGCACCTGGCGGACGACGCCACGTGCGTGGTCGTCTCGTCGGCGATCCGCGCCGACAACCCCGAGCTGGCGCGGGCGGCCGAGCTGGGCGTCCCGGTGGTCCACCGGTCGGACGCGCTCGCCCGGCTGATGGACGGCCTGCGGCCCATCGCGGTCGCCGGCACGCACGGCAAGACGACCACGACGTCGATGCTGGCGGTGTCGCTGAGCGAGCTGGGGCTGACGCCGTCGTACGCCATCGGCGGGGACCTCGACGCGCCCGGCTCCAACGCCCTGCACGGCGCGGGCGAGATCTTCGTCGCCGAGGCGGACGAGTCGGACCGGAGCTTCCACAAGTACGCCCCCGAGGTCGCGATCGTCCTCAACGTGGAGCTGGACCACCACGCCAACTACGCCTCCATGGACGAGATCTACGAGTCCTTCGAGACGTTCGCGGGCCGGATCGTGCCCGGGGGCACGCTGGTGATCACCGCGGACCACGAGGGCGCGCGCGAGCTGACCCGGCGGCTGGCCGGGTCGGTGCGGACCGTGACGTACGGGGAGTCGGCGGACGCGGACGTGAAGATCCTGTCCGTCACCGCGCAGGGGCTGAAGAGCGAGGTCGTGGTCCTGCTGGACGGCGTCGAGCTCACCTTCACCGTCTCCGTGCCCGGCCGCCACTACGCGCACAACGCCGTGGCCGCGCTGGCCGCGGGCGTGGCGCTGGGCATCCCGGCCGCGGAGCTCGCCCCGGCGCTGGCCGCGTACACGGGCGTCAAGCGGCGCCTCCAGCTCAAGGGCGAGGCGGCCGGCGTCCAGGTCATCGACTCCTACGCCCACCACCCGACCGAGATGACCGCGGACCTGGAGGCGATGCGGGCGGCGGCCGACGGCGGCGGCCGGATCCTGGTCGTCTTCCAGCCGCACCTGTTCTCCCGGACGCAGGAGCTCGGCAAGGAGATGGGGCAGTCCCTGACCCTGGCGGACGCCTCGGTGGTCCTCGACATCTACCCGGCCCGCGAGGACCCGATCCCCGGCGTGACCAGCGAGCTGATCATCGAGGCAGCGCGGGCCGCGGGCGCGGACGTGACGCCGGTCCACGACAAGGACGAGGTGCCCGAGACAGTCGCGGGAATGGCGAAGCCCGGTGATCTCGTTCTCACCATGGGCGCGGGTGACGTGACGGACCTCGGCCCGAAGATCCTGCACCGTCTCGCACAGAAGTAA
- a CDS encoding MFS transporter: protein MPVRTAGERQEAGSTPAPTWWVWLAAWPVTAVFVLSNAATPLYVLWQRDIGFSKGTLTVVFAFYIVGLLGSLLVCGVVSDRLGRRPVLLPALGLALAACVIFATATGVAALIVARLFTGIAVGAVVSAGMAAVTDVAGQERKRLAALLASCAMVFGAGLGPLLAGVLSETLPAPTVTVFLVEMALLATAVLAVLRMPIKRPATAPAKGAWIRVPGVPRGHGRQLTLGIAVFAPGITATSFVLSLGPSLLSGLLGTTSRIVAGAMAFVMFLAATGVQFVVQGLRRRTILITGAISTTLSMVTLVVAVHTSSVAVLITSALLAGAGQGMGQLGGLSLLNSAVPPQRLAEANAALNVGGYVPAGLLPVSAGYLSDAVGLTNGTTVFGTVLLSLAIIGGIVVVASRRRVTEPA from the coding sequence ATGCCCGTGAGGACGGCGGGCGAGCGCCAGGAGGCCGGTTCCACACCCGCTCCCACCTGGTGGGTGTGGCTGGCCGCGTGGCCGGTGACCGCCGTCTTCGTCCTGTCCAACGCGGCGACCCCGCTGTACGTGCTGTGGCAGCGCGACATCGGGTTCTCCAAGGGCACCCTGACCGTCGTCTTCGCGTTCTACATCGTCGGACTGCTCGGGTCCCTGCTGGTCTGCGGCGTCGTGTCCGACCGGCTCGGCCGCAGGCCCGTGCTGCTGCCCGCCCTGGGGCTCGCCCTGGCGGCCTGTGTCATCTTCGCGACCGCCACCGGCGTGGCCGCGCTCATCGTGGCCCGGCTGTTCACCGGCATCGCCGTCGGTGCCGTCGTCTCAGCGGGCATGGCGGCCGTGACGGACGTGGCCGGACAGGAGCGCAAGCGGCTGGCCGCCCTGCTCGCCTCCTGCGCGATGGTCTTCGGGGCCGGGCTCGGACCGCTCCTCGCCGGCGTCCTGTCCGAGACGCTGCCCGCCCCCACCGTCACCGTCTTCCTGGTCGAGATGGCGCTGCTCGCCACGGCCGTCCTCGCCGTGCTGCGCATGCCGATCAAGCGCCCGGCCACCGCCCCGGCCAAGGGCGCGTGGATCCGCGTGCCCGGCGTACCGCGGGGCCACGGCCGGCAACTCACCCTCGGCATCGCCGTGTTCGCCCCCGGCATCACCGCGACGTCCTTCGTGCTCTCGCTCGGTCCGTCCCTACTGTCGGGTCTGCTCGGCACGACCAGCCGGATCGTCGCCGGGGCCATGGCGTTCGTGATGTTCCTGGCCGCCACCGGTGTGCAGTTCGTCGTCCAGGGGCTGCGCAGGCGCACCATCCTGATCACCGGCGCGATCAGCACCACCCTCAGCATGGTCACGCTGGTCGTCGCCGTGCACACCTCCTCCGTCGCGGTGCTCATCACCTCCGCGCTGCTGGCCGGCGCCGGACAGGGCATGGGGCAGCTCGGCGGGCTCTCCCTGCTCAACTCCGCCGTCCCACCGCAGCGGCTCGCCGAGGCCAACGCGGCACTCAACGTGGGCGGTTACGTACCGGCCGGGCTGCTGCCGGTCTCGGCCGGCTACCTCAGCGACGCCGTCGGACTGACCAACGGCACGACCGTCTTCGGCACCGTCCTGCTGAGCCTGGCGATCATCGGCGGCATCGTGGTCGTCGCCTCCCGCCGCCGGGTCACGGAACCCGCCTGA
- a CDS encoding pyrimidine reductase family protein, translated as MRRLFPVTDETAARAAGTPGASGASGEEERGAARGHGSPGDREWSLAELAAAYAYPELGPGGSAGAGGPEVWLRANMVSTLDGAAQHDGRSQPISTATDMRIFGTLRALADVVVAGAETVRQEGYRPARARAEFAAMREAAGQGPVPAIAVVSASLDLDFSLPLFTSPLVPTLILTGAAAAPDRIAAAEKSGARVVIAGDGVGVEPARAVQALAELGHTRLLTEGGPRLLGQLVAAGVLDELCLTVAPMLTAGDAQRIAGGPSVAVPQRFGLVSLLEEEGFLFSRYART; from the coding sequence ATGCGACGCCTGTTCCCTGTGACCGACGAGACAGCCGCCCGCGCCGCCGGAACCCCCGGAGCCTCCGGAGCCTCCGGAGAAGAGGAGCGTGGTGCCGCCCGGGGTCACGGATCCCCCGGTGACCGTGAATGGAGCCTCGCCGAGCTGGCCGCCGCGTACGCCTACCCGGAGCTGGGACCCGGCGGCTCCGCCGGAGCCGGCGGGCCCGAGGTGTGGCTGCGGGCCAACATGGTGTCCACCCTCGACGGCGCGGCCCAGCACGACGGCCGTTCGCAGCCCATCTCCACCGCGACCGACATGCGGATCTTCGGCACCCTGAGGGCCCTGGCGGATGTGGTCGTCGCCGGTGCGGAAACGGTACGCCAGGAGGGTTACCGCCCGGCACGCGCGCGTGCGGAGTTCGCGGCGATGCGGGAGGCGGCCGGGCAGGGGCCCGTCCCGGCGATCGCGGTGGTCAGCGCGAGCCTGGACCTGGACTTCTCGCTCCCGCTGTTCACCTCGCCCCTGGTGCCCACCCTGATCCTCACCGGCGCCGCCGCGGCCCCCGACCGGATCGCCGCGGCCGAGAAGTCCGGCGCCCGGGTGGTCATCGCCGGGGACGGCGTCGGCGTGGAGCCCGCCCGGGCCGTACAAGCCCTCGCGGAGCTCGGTCACACCCGGCTGCTGACGGAGGGCGGGCCGCGGCTGCTCGGTCAACTGGTGGCCGCCGGGGTACTGGACGAGCTGTGCCTGACCGTCGCCCCGATGCTCACCGCGGGGGACGCGCAGCGGATCGCCGGGGGGCCGTCGGTGGCGGTTCCGCAGCGGTTCGGGCTGGTGTCGTTGCTGGAGGAGGAGGGCTTTCTGTTCAGCCGGTACGCGCGGACGTGA
- a CDS encoding ArsR/SmtB family transcription factor, translated as MPVIKVLPEPVDLPGPLPEPAVDDLRLETVLGALSDPLRLRIVRKLLLESEHFDHTCGWFGLDRPKSSLTHHFKALREAGVTRQRQYGLERRSHVRVEDLNARFPGLLDLVAAWEPDEG; from the coding sequence ATGCCGGTGATCAAGGTGCTGCCGGAGCCCGTCGACCTGCCCGGACCGCTTCCGGAGCCGGCCGTGGACGACCTGCGCCTGGAGACGGTCCTGGGCGCCCTGAGCGACCCCCTGCGCCTGCGCATCGTGCGCAAACTCCTTCTGGAGTCCGAGCACTTCGACCACACCTGCGGCTGGTTCGGTCTGGACCGCCCCAAGTCCTCCCTGACCCACCACTTCAAGGCCCTGCGCGAGGCGGGCGTCACCAGGCAGCGCCAGTACGGCCTGGAACGCCGCAGCCACGTCCGCGTCGAGGACCTCAACGCCCGTTTCCCCGGGCTCTTGGACCTCGTCGCGGCCTGGGAGCCGGACGAGGGCTGA
- a CDS encoding PhoX family protein, whose protein sequence is MSESTAATRRQVLARTGALGASIAFAGSLPELFAGTSAAQTLGHTDYGPLIPDPKGLLDLPKGFRYQVLSREGDPLRSGEGKVPSNHDGMTALPGRHGRVHLVRNHENRANGKVPVPTVEGLTYDPAGKGGCTALTLDSRNRVLSERVAIAGTAVNCAGGPTPWGTWLTCEETEDKAGTNGYTKDHGFIFEVDPVDPHRSGAVPLTAMGRFQHEAIAVDPKRGIVYETEDAFERPFGLFYRFLPKKAPGGPGSLRAGGRLQAMRVPGVPDLSSIQETGACFDGVEWVDVPDPLAAQTPIRFQDFGPKGITHAQKLEGCYWGGRSVYFVSSFARSAEGSAADHFGQIWRYDPSSRRLTLVIVFGPDTDIQLPGESPDNICLAPSGGLMVCEDGNGTQHVYGVTRRGQVYAMARNAQNIGTAQEPEYGEFAGVAFSPDGETMYVNCYTPGTTFAVTGPWRR, encoded by the coding sequence ATGTCCGAATCCACCGCCGCGACACGCCGTCAGGTCCTCGCGCGCACCGGGGCGCTGGGCGCCTCGATCGCCTTCGCCGGAAGTCTCCCCGAGCTCTTCGCGGGCACCTCCGCCGCGCAGACACTGGGCCACACCGACTACGGCCCGCTGATCCCCGACCCGAAGGGCCTGCTCGACCTGCCCAAGGGGTTCCGCTACCAGGTCCTCTCCCGCGAGGGCGACCCCTTGCGTTCCGGCGAGGGCAAGGTCCCCTCCAACCACGACGGCATGACGGCCCTGCCCGGCAGACACGGACGCGTCCACCTGGTCCGCAACCACGAGAACCGCGCCAACGGCAAGGTGCCCGTCCCGACGGTCGAGGGTCTGACCTACGACCCGGCGGGCAAGGGCGGCTGTACGGCCCTGACGCTGGACTCCCGCAACAGGGTGCTCTCGGAGCGGGTCGCGATCGCCGGTACGGCCGTCAACTGCGCGGGCGGACCCACCCCTTGGGGCACCTGGCTGACCTGCGAGGAGACCGAGGACAAGGCGGGCACCAACGGCTACACCAAGGACCACGGCTTCATCTTCGAGGTCGACCCGGTCGACCCGCACCGCTCCGGCGCCGTACCGCTGACCGCGATGGGCCGCTTCCAGCACGAGGCGATCGCCGTCGACCCGAAGCGGGGCATCGTCTACGAGACCGAGGACGCCTTCGAGCGGCCCTTCGGCCTGTTCTACCGCTTCCTGCCGAAGAAGGCGCCGGGCGGCCCGGGTTCGCTGCGCGCGGGCGGGCGGCTCCAGGCGATGCGGGTGCCCGGCGTGCCGGACCTGTCCTCGATCCAGGAGACGGGCGCCTGCTTCGACGGCGTCGAGTGGGTCGACGTACCGGATCCGCTGGCCGCCCAAACCCCCATCCGCTTCCAGGACTTCGGGCCGAAGGGCATCACGCACGCGCAGAAGCTGGAGGGCTGCTACTGGGGCGGCAGGAGCGTCTACTTCGTGTCGTCGTTCGCGCGCAGCGCGGAGGGTTCGGCGGCGGACCACTTCGGGCAGATCTGGCGCTACGACCCGTCGTCGCGCCGGCTGACCCTGGTGATCGTCTTCGGCCCCGACACGGACATCCAGCTCCCCGGCGAGTCCCCGGACAACATCTGCCTCGCCCCCAGCGGCGGCCTGATGGTCTGCGAGGACGGCAACGGCACCCAGCACGTCTACGGCGTCACCCGCCGGGGCCAGGTGTACGCGATGGCCCGCAACGCCCAGAACATCGGGACCGCCCAGGAGCCGGAGTACGGCGAGTTCGCCGGCGTCGCCTTCTCCCCGGACGGGGAGACGATGTACGTCAACTGCTACACACCGGGGACGACGTTCGCGGTGACGGGGCCGTGGCGTAGGTAG
- a CDS encoding carbonic anhydrase produces the protein MQPLIDNARTFGQRPEEFAKLAEGQSPQVLFITCSDSRVVPALITGARPGELFELRTAGNIVPPYASEYPTSEAATIEYAVEVLGVRDIVVCGHSHCGAVGALVRGDDLDAVPAVRDWLVSATPRPAGAVEDPCVAEGVQSHVLAQVLRLRSYPFIDKKLTEDQLTLHAWYYEVHTGRVHSHRAETDAFEGL, from the coding sequence ATGCAGCCCCTCATCGACAACGCCCGCACGTTCGGACAGCGCCCTGAGGAGTTCGCCAAACTGGCCGAAGGCCAGTCGCCGCAGGTCCTGTTCATCACCTGCTCCGATTCCAGGGTCGTCCCGGCCCTGATCACGGGCGCCCGGCCCGGCGAGCTCTTCGAGCTGCGCACCGCGGGCAACATCGTGCCCCCGTACGCCTCCGAGTACCCCACCAGCGAGGCGGCCACCATCGAGTACGCCGTGGAGGTGCTGGGCGTCCGCGACATCGTGGTCTGCGGCCACTCGCACTGCGGCGCCGTCGGCGCCCTGGTCCGCGGTGACGACCTGGACGCCGTGCCGGCCGTCCGCGACTGGCTCGTCAGCGCCACCCCGCGTCCCGCGGGGGCGGTCGAGGACCCGTGCGTCGCCGAGGGCGTGCAGAGCCACGTCCTGGCCCAGGTCCTGCGCCTGCGCTCCTACCCGTTCATCGACAAGAAACTGACGGAGGACCAACTGACCCTGCACGCCTGGTACTACGAAGTCCACACCGGCCGGGTCCACTCCCACCGCGCCGAGACCGACGCGTTCGAGGGTCTGTGA
- the zapE gene encoding cell division protein ZapE, translated as MPTTPAAPGFGSLADSPADTAPLSLCDREPHVPADRLVAEMVPPPRFDSVRFGTYIPDPNQPSQTEAVRVLESFAAGLGGAHASGAKKPRRGFLGFGRAKDAKAPAGPRGVYLDGGYGVGKTHLLASLWHATPAEPELKAFGTFVELTNLVGALGFQKTVQTLSGHRLLCIDEFELDDPGDTVLVSTLLGKLVDAGVALAATSNTLPGKLGEGRFAAADFLREIQGLSARFRPLRIDGEDYRHRGLPEAPAPFTDEQVTKAAHATPGASLDAFPRLLDHLARVHPSRYGALTDELRAVCLTDVQAVPDQSTALRLVVLADRLYDREIPVLASGQPFDRLFSEEMLNGGYRKKYFRAISRLTALARDAKGLVASA; from the coding sequence GTGCCTACCACTCCCGCCGCGCCCGGATTCGGCTCTCTGGCCGACTCTCCGGCCGACACCGCCCCGCTGTCCCTGTGCGACCGTGAGCCGCACGTGCCCGCGGACCGGCTGGTCGCCGAGATGGTGCCGCCGCCGCGGTTCGACTCGGTGCGCTTCGGCACGTACATCCCGGACCCGAACCAGCCGAGCCAGACCGAGGCCGTGCGGGTCCTGGAGTCCTTCGCCGCCGGACTGGGCGGCGCGCACGCGTCCGGCGCCAAGAAGCCCCGGCGCGGCTTCCTCGGCTTCGGGAGGGCCAAGGACGCCAAGGCCCCGGCCGGCCCGCGCGGGGTCTACCTCGACGGCGGCTACGGCGTCGGCAAGACCCACCTGCTGGCCTCCCTGTGGCACGCCACCCCGGCCGAGCCCGAGCTGAAGGCGTTCGGCACCTTCGTCGAGCTGACCAACCTGGTCGGCGCCCTGGGCTTCCAGAAGACCGTGCAGACCCTCTCCGGTCACCGCCTGCTGTGCATAGACGAGTTCGAGCTCGACGACCCGGGTGACACCGTCCTCGTGTCGACGCTGCTCGGCAAGCTGGTCGACGCCGGTGTCGCGCTCGCCGCCACCTCCAACACCCTTCCCGGCAAGCTCGGCGAGGGCCGCTTCGCGGCGGCCGACTTCCTGCGGGAGATCCAGGGCCTGTCGGCGCGTTTCCGCCCGCTGCGCATCGACGGTGAGGACTACCGCCACCGCGGGCTGCCCGAGGCTCCGGCGCCGTTCACCGACGAACAGGTCACCAAGGCCGCGCACGCCACCCCCGGCGCCTCACTCGACGCGTTTCCGCGGCTCCTCGACCACCTCGCCCGCGTCCACCCCAGCCGTTACGGCGCCCTGACCGACGAGCTGCGGGCCGTCTGCCTCACCGATGTCCAGGCGGTGCCCGACCAGTCGACGGCGCTCAGGCTGGTCGTCCTCGCGGACCGGCTCTACGACCGTGAGATCCCTGTTCTGGCCTCGGGGCAGCCCTTCGACCGGCTGTTCAGCGAGGAGATGCTGAACGGCGGCTACCGCAAGAAGTACTTCCGGGCCATCTCGCGTCTGACCGCCCTCGCCCGGGACGCCAAGGGCCTCGTCGCGTCCGCCTGA
- a CDS encoding slipin family protein, whose translation MLQELLTVAAATGSAGLVYVASAARVVKQYERGVVFRLGRLAGEVRPPGFTMVVPLVDRLHKVNMQIVTMPVPAQEGITRDNVTVRVDAVVYFKVVDAANALVQVEDYKFAVSQMAQTSLRSIIGKSDLDDLLSDREKLNQGLELMIDSPAVGWGVQIDRVEIKDVSLPDTMKRSMARQAEADRERRARVINADAELQASKKLAEAAKEMSEQPAALQLRLLQTVVAVAAEKNSTLVLPFPVELLRFLERAQERPSGT comes from the coding sequence ATGCTCCAGGAACTGTTGACGGTGGCCGCGGCGACCGGTTCCGCCGGGCTCGTCTACGTGGCCTCGGCGGCGCGGGTCGTCAAGCAGTACGAGCGCGGGGTGGTGTTCCGGCTCGGGCGGCTCGCGGGTGAGGTGCGGCCGCCGGGTTTCACGATGGTGGTCCCGCTCGTGGACCGGCTGCACAAGGTGAACATGCAGATCGTCACGATGCCGGTGCCGGCCCAGGAGGGCATCACCCGGGACAACGTGACCGTGCGGGTGGACGCGGTCGTCTACTTCAAGGTGGTCGACGCGGCGAACGCGCTGGTCCAGGTCGAGGACTACAAGTTCGCGGTCTCCCAGATGGCCCAGACCTCGCTGCGGTCCATCATCGGCAAGAGCGACCTGGACGATCTGCTGTCCGACCGCGAGAAGCTCAACCAGGGCCTGGAGCTGATGATCGACAGCCCGGCCGTCGGCTGGGGCGTGCAGATCGACCGCGTCGAGATCAAGGACGTGTCGCTGCCGGACACGATGAAACGCTCGATGGCCCGGCAGGCCGAGGCGGACCGCGAGCGGCGGGCCCGGGTCATCAACGCCGACGCCGAGCTCCAGGCGTCGAAGAAGCTCGCCGAGGCCGCCAAGGAGATGTCCGAGCAGCCCGCCGCGCTCCAGCTGCGGCTGCTCCAGACGGTCGTGGCGGTCGCCGCCGAGAAGAACTCGACGCTCGTCCTGCCGTTCCCGGTGGAACTGCTGCGGTTCCTGGAGCGGGCGCAGGAACGCCCTTCGGGCACGTGA